A window of Cellulosimicrobium protaetiae genomic DNA:
CCGGTCGCCACCGCGGGCGGCGCGGCACTCGCGCCCGTCGCGCCGTGACGGCCTTCCGGTCGCCCGCCGCGGCAGCCTCTGACGTTACGCCACTCGCGCCAGCGGCACCCTATCGCTGAACGCGGCGGGCGTCCGGGCGGGCTGTGGACTGTCGGACGAGGAGCAGGACCGCGAACGCGGCGGCCGTCACGGCGAGCACCCCCGCGACACCACCCGCGTAGGCCGTGACCTCCTGCGCCGTCGTCGTGTCCCACGTCGCCGGCGTCGCGCGCAGGGCGAGCGCCGCCGCGACCCCGGCCGCGCCCGCACCGAGCAGCAGCAGGACCGCCATGACCGTCGACCCGGGGGTGGGACCGGCGCCCGGGTCGAGCGACGACCGCGGGGTGAAGGCGCACACGAGCGCGGCCCAGGCGAGCACGACGAGGACCGCCGCGACGACGTCGCTCGGGCGGTGCCACTGGCCGACGAGGGTCGACACCCCGGTCGCCGCCGTGTACGCGCCACCGAGGACGGCGACGAGCGGCCGGGCGCCGCGCGGCACGACGAGGAGCAGGGCCGCCGCGACCGAGCCCGCGACCGTGGTGTGACCGCTGGGCAGGGAGTTCTCCCAGTGCCAGCCGCCGATGAGCTCCTCGCGGCCGAGGAGCGAGTGCTTGACGAGCTGCGTCGTGACGTTCGCGCCGACGACGAGGAACGCGACCTGCACCGCGAGCCCCCAGCGGCGACGCAGCAGCGCGATGCCCATCGCCGCCGCGAGGCCCCCGACGACGAACGCGACCGAGACCGTGTCCAGGACCGGCTCGGCCACGGCCCAGAGCTCGCCCTGCCCGGTGACGGCGCCGTCGAACGCTGCGCGCTCGAGCATCTGCCCCGCGTAGGTGTCCACGAAGTACCGCCACACGACCCACGCCGCCGCGACCGCGAGCACCGCGACGACCGCCGCGACGACTCGCGACGCGGTGCTCGGCCCGTCGTCACGGCCAGCAGGAGCACCGGGCGACGGTCGCGGGGCGGGCGGGTGCGCGGACGCTCCCGGGTGACCGCCCGCGACGGCCGGGCGGCCGGGCGGGTACGGCGGCACGGGCTGCCCGGGCTGACCCGGCGGCACGGCGGCGTACGAGGGGACGGCCGGGCCGGGCGGCGTCGCCGGTCCAGGCGTGGGCGGCAGCACCGGCGGCGTCACCGGGAGCGGCCGCGTTCCCGTCCCGCCGCTGGTCGGCAGCGGCCGGGTCGGGGCGTGGTCGGAGGGCATCCCTCCACCGTAGAGGACGTGTGTGTGCGTTCGGGAGAGACGACGGGCAGAGGTGCGCGCCGACCCCCGTCCGGCGCTACTCGACCGGGCCGGGCGCGAGCCGCGTCAGGATCATCGACGCGGCGGGGCTGGTCGGCTGCGGCGACGCGTACGGGTCCTCGGCCGACGGGAAGCCCGTGTACGCACGGGTCGAGTACTGGGCCGCCGTCGGCCGGCCGAGCAGCGGGATCGCGGGGACCTGCTCCACGTAGACCCGCTGGATCGTGGCCAGGGCCTCCGCGCGCTCCGCGTCGTCGGTCGAGGAGGCGTAGGTCAGGAACGCGGCGTCCGCCTCGGCGTCCTGGAACCGGCCGAAGTTCGCGTCGGCCGTCGTGCCGATCGGGCGCACGTGCGCACCGTTCATCTGGCTGGAGTACGTGTCCCACGGCGTCGCGCCGCCGTCGGTCCAGTGCATCGACGCCTGGAAGTCGCCCGTGCCGATCCGGTCGAACCACTCGGCCTCGTCCTGCCCCTCGACGGTCGCGACGATGCCGAGCCGCGCGACGGCCTCCCCGACCATCTCGAGCTCCGCCATGTAGTCCGTCCACCCGGCCGGGTTCGTGAGGGTGAACGTCACGGGGACGCCCTCGTCGTCGTGCAGGACCCCGTCCACGAGCTCGTACCCGGCGTCCTCGAGGATCGCGGCGGCGTGCTCGACGTCGACCGCGAGCGTCCGGTCCGCGAGGTCCGGGCTGACGAACGACTCGCCCGCGGGCATCGGCAGGCCCGTCGCGCTGCGCAGCGGCGGCCACACGCCCGACGTCGCGAGGTTCGAGATGTCGTCACGGTCGAGCACGAGGTTCACCGCCCGCCGGACCGCCACGTCGTCGAACGGCGGCACCTGCGTGTTGAGGAAGAGCGCGTCGACGGCCAGGCCGGTCGGGGCGAACTGGTGGAGGTGCTCGGGGTCGGCGGCGAGGTAGACGCTCTCGTAGGAGGGGATGTACGCCCAGCCCCACTGCGCCTCGCCGCTCACGTACGCCGCGGTGAGCGCGCCGTTGTCCGGGTAGGCGACGTACCGCAGCTCGGGGACGGCGAGAGGCCCGCCCCAGTAGTCGTCCCGCGCGACGAGCGTGACCCCGTCGGGCGCGAACTCCTCCAGCACGTACGGGCCCGTCCCGACGGGGTCGAGGTTCGGGTCGTCCAGGACCGTCTCCGCGGCGCGCGTGGCCCACACGTGCTCCGGCACGACGAACGTGTTGATCGCCTTCGTCCTGTTGACGTACTGACCGCTCCCGAACGTGACGACGACGTCCTGCCCCTCGACCCGGACGTCCTCGTACGGGAGGAGGTCCGGGTTGAGCGCGGGCTCGTCCCTGCGGAGCCCGAACGTGAAGGCGACGTCGTCGGGCGTGAGCGGCTCGCCGTCCGACCACGTCACGCCCTCGCGCACCGTGACCCGCAGCTCCGTGTAGCCCGCGTCCCAGGACCAGGCGCTCGCGAGCCAGGGGGTCGGGTCCTGCGCGGGGTCGACGAGGTTGACCTGCGCGAGCGGCTCGTAGAGGACGTTCGCGTATCCCAGCTTCTGCGCCGCGGATCCGCTGTCGAACGGGTTGTTGTCCTCCTCGCCCACGGTGTTCGGCATCCCGACCGTCAGGACCGGGGAGTGCGGTGCCACGGGGGGCGTCGTCTCGTCCGCCGGTGCCACGAGCCCGCAGCCCACGGTGAGGAGGACGAGGGCCGGGGCGGCGGCGCGCCGGGCCGACGCGTGACGCGGACGACGGGTGCGGGTGCGAGCGGTCACGTGGGGCTCCTCGGCGAGTCCGTGATCTGCGGCGACGCCGGGCGATCGTCGCCCTCGACGCCATTCCGGGGGCGATTCAACCACACATTACTAACTTGTCAGTAACAGTATTCGGGTCACAGTATGGTTACCGTCATGACCGACGACTCCCCCACGCGGAGCACCGCCGACGGCGCACCCCCCGCGCGGAGCCCCCGCCCCCGCCGCACCCGACCGGCGACGCTCGAACGCCGCGAGGAGATCCTGCGCGCGGCGATGCGCGTCTTCGGGTCCAAGGGCTACCACCAGGGCTCCCTCGCCGAGGTCGCCGAGCAGGTCGGGATCACGCACGCGGGCGTCCTGCACCACTTCGGCTCGAAGGACCGCCTCCTCACCGAGGTCCTCGAGTTCCGCGACCGCGTCGACGTCGAGCACCTGGAGGGGCAGCACATCCCGGGCGGGCTCGACCTCTTCCGGCACCTCGTCAAGACCGCCGCGATCAACGCCGAGCGGCCCGGGATCGTCCAGGCCTACACCGTGCTCACGGGCGAGGCCGTCACCGACGGGCACCCCGCGAGCGCCTGGGTCACCGAGCGCTTCACAGGCCTGCGCGCCGACATCGCGGGCGCGCTGCGCGAGGTGATCGAGGAACGCCGCGCCGCAGGGGACACCGAGACGGACTACGAGCTCACCGACGCCGCGCTCGACCTCGCCGCGTCCACGATCATCGGCGCGATGGACGGCCTTCAGATCCAGTGGCTCCTCGACCCCGACGCCGTGGACCTCGCCGAGTCCACCGCGTTCGCGATCGAGGCGATCCTCGCCTCCACCCTCGCCGGCGCCCGGCGACCACGACCGCTCGACTGACGTCCCGCCGTCGGGCCGCGCCGCACCACGGTTCTCCCTCGACAGACCAGGGTTCTACCTCGACAGACCACCGTTCTACCTCGGCAGACCACGGTTCTACCTCGGCAGACCAGGGTTCTACCTCGGCAGACCGGGGGTCTACCTCGGCGGGGCGGGGGTCTACCTCGCGAGGGTCGCCGTCTCGGGCTCGGGGGCGGAGGCAGGCTCGGGCGCGGGGCGGCCGTCGCGGTACGCGGCGATCGACAGGGTCCGCAGGCGGGACGACCGGCCCGAGGGGTTGTCGACGAACCCGACGGCCGAGATGTACGGCTCGATCACGTGGATCTTCTGCAGCGGCGTGACGATGAGGAGCTGGAGCCCCAGGCGGCGGAAGAGCTCGAGCGCGAACCGGGTCGACTCGTCCGACCCCCGACCGAACGCCTCGTCGATGACGACGAACCGGAACGCCGTCGAGCGCACCGCACCCCAGTCGAGCTTGAACTGGTAGGCGAGCGACGCCGCGAGCACCGTGTACGCGAGCTTCTCCTTCTGCCCGCCGGACTTGCCGCCGGAGTCGGAGTAGTGCTCGTGCTCGGAGTCGTCGGCGCGCGACCGCTCGGACGCGGAGAGCACGAACCAGTTGCGCACGTCGGTCACGCGCCGGCGCCACGCCTCGTCGAGGTCGGTCATGCCCTCGCGCCCGCGGAACCGCTCGACGAGCGCCTTGACGCGCAGGAACCGGTCCTCCGAGTACGACAGCGCGTCGACGTCGCCCGCGACCGACCCGTCGCCCTCGGCGAGCGCGCGGTCGTCCTCGGCGAGGATGCCGTCGCCGTCGGTGCACGCGCGCAGGTCCTGCTGGAACTCGCGCACCTCGAGGTTGGGCGTGCGCGACATCTCGAGCCGGATGTACCGGCCCGGGTTGTAGTCGATCGCGCGCAGCGAGTCGTTGATCGTGTCGATCCGGTCGCGGATGACGTCGGCCTGCTTCGCGAGCTCCGCGGCGAAGCCCGCGATGTCGCGGATCGCGTTCGTGTTGAGGTACGCCTTGAAGTCGGCCTCGAACCGGGGGAGGTCGTCGCGCACGAGCCGGTCGTGGATCTCGCGGTAGCCGTCGGCCGACCGCACGTCCGCGTCGAGCTCGGCCGTCTCCACGGGGTACGCCGAGCGGAACGACGCCATCTGGCCCGCGACGCGCGTCCCGAGGTCGGCGCGCTCGCGCTGCGCCTGCTCCGCCTCGGCCGTGAGCCGCGAGCGCACCGCGTTCTCGACGGCGTCGAGGTCGGCCGCACGCGTCGGACCGGTCGCGCCGTCCCGGTCCGTGCCGTCCCGGTCCGTGCCGTCCCGGTCCGTGGCGACGGGCGGGCCGACCGCCGCGAGCTCGCGGTCGAACTCGGCGGCGAGCGCCGCCGTCGTCTCCGCGTCGAGCGCCTCGCCCGCGCCGTCCAGCACCGCCCGGGCGCGCTCGCGCGCGGTGCGCGCCTCGTCGAGCGCGTGCCGGTCGGCGCCGAGCGTCGCGACGACGCGGTCGCGCTCGGCCTCCAGCTCGCCGTGGCGGCGCGCGTTGTCGTCGAGCAGGCCGGCGATCCGGCCGAGCTCGTCGCTCGCCTGCTCGAGCCTGCGCTTCTCCTCCGCGAGCTCGGCGATGCGCGCGGTCTCCGCGCCGCGGTCGAGCTCGTCCCAGTCGCGGTACACGTCGAGACGCCCGAGCGCGGCGGAGCGCGCCTGGAGCGCGGTGCGCGCGGCGGCGGCCTCGTCGCGGCGCCGCGCGAGCGCGTCGCGGCGTGCGGTCACCTCCGCCGCCTGCTCCAGCAGCGCGTCGATCTTGGCCTGCGTCGACCACCCGAGCACGTAGCCGCGGCGGTCGTCGACGGCACGCGTGTCGTTCTTCTCGTGGTGGTCCGGCGAGTGCTTCACCTGGCCGGCGCGCGTGACCGCGCGGGGCAGCCGGCGGAACGCGTCGAGGTCGGGCGCGCACGCGTGGTCCGCGCGACGCTCCAGCTCGGCCTCGACCCACGCCGTGAGCGACGGTGCGTCGTCGAGGCGGCGCACGTCGAGCAGGTCGGCGAGCAGCGGGACGTCGTCGCGCGGCGCGGGCCGGGCCGCGGGGACGCGCTCGGGGACCCGGTGGTAGACGAGCCGCAGCCCCAGGTGCTCGCGGTCGACCCACGCGGCGACGGCCTCGTAGTGCGTCGCCGGGACGAGGAGCGAGAGCGCGAAGCCGCGCAGCACGCGCTCGGCCGCGCCCTCCCAGTCGGCGTGCTCGGGGCGCACCGCGAGCAGCTCGCCGACGAACGGCACGTCGCCCGGCGTCAGCCCGACGCCGGCGCACAGCCGGTCGCGGACCTCCAGGTGGGTGCGCGGGAGGTTGGAGCGGCGGTCGGCGAGGCTCGCGAGCTCGGCCTTGACGTCGGCGGTCTCCTGCTCGACGGCGCGCACCTCGGCGGAGACCTCGGCAGCCCGCTCCTCGGCCCGGGCGAGCTCCTCGCGCACGCGCCCCGCGGCGTCGTCGGCCGAGCGCCGCAGCGCCGCGAACGCCTCGGCGTCGACGAGAGCAGCGGCCACGGCCGTCGCCCCGCCGCCGAACCCTGGATCCCTCCCCACGACGGGCCCGTCCTGAGGAGCGACCCCGGGTTCGGCAACCTCAGGTGCACCGAGCGTGAGGCCTGCCGCGGCGGCGTAGCCCGCGAGCTGGGCGACGCGGCGCTCACGGGCGGCGCGCTCGACCTCGCGGCGCGCGACCTCGCCCTCGATCGCCGCGAGCCGGTCGCCACCGTGGCCCGCGCGCTCGAGCTCGAGCCGCTGCCGCTCGGCGGCGAGGACGGAGAGCTCGTCGGCGACCCGGGACCGACGGGACTCGCCGTCCGCGACGCGCTCGTCGAG
This region includes:
- a CDS encoding ABC transporter substrate-binding protein, coding for MTARTRTRRPRHASARRAAAPALVLLTVGCGLVAPADETTPPVAPHSPVLTVGMPNTVGEEDNNPFDSGSAAQKLGYANVLYEPLAQVNLVDPAQDPTPWLASAWSWDAGYTELRVTVREGVTWSDGEPLTPDDVAFTFGLRRDEPALNPDLLPYEDVRVEGQDVVVTFGSGQYVNRTKAINTFVVPEHVWATRAAETVLDDPNLDPVGTGPYVLEEFAPDGVTLVARDDYWGGPLAVPELRYVAYPDNGALTAAYVSGEAQWGWAYIPSYESVYLAADPEHLHQFAPTGLAVDALFLNTQVPPFDDVAVRRAVNLVLDRDDISNLATSGVWPPLRSATGLPMPAGESFVSPDLADRTLAVDVEHAAAILEDAGYELVDGVLHDDEGVPVTFTLTNPAGWTDYMAELEMVGEAVARLGIVATVEGQDEAEWFDRIGTGDFQASMHWTDGGATPWDTYSSQMNGAHVRPIGTTADANFGRFQDAEADAAFLTYASSTDDAERAEALATIQRVYVEQVPAIPLLGRPTAAQYSTRAYTGFPSAEDPYASPQPTSPAASMILTRLAPGPVE
- a CDS encoding ATP-binding protein; protein product: MEGLFSAVELHDPAADLDARAGFRLERLEVLNWGTFDQRVWAFDLDGRNALLTGDIGSGKSTIVDAVTTLLVPSHRISYNKAAGAGARERSLRSYVAGHFKSERDEATGATRHVGLRERGTYSVVLGRFSNRGFDQEVTLAQVFWLAQGQSGQPDRFFVTADRPLTITEDFAGFGGDVAALRRRLRESGAQVRDHFPEYGRDFRRLLGIPSEQAMDLFHQTVSMKSVGDLGEFVREHMLEPFDADRWTDRLVAHFDDLTSAHDAVVRATAQIERLAPLLADCDAHDALGERAAALVTRRDALRAFTASRRVADLDGLIGALDERVADGESRRSRVADELSVLAAERQRLELERAGHGGDRLAAIEGEVARREVERAARERRVAQLAGYAAAAGLTLGAPEVAEPGVAPQDGPVVGRDPGFGGGATAVAAALVDAEAFAALRRSADDAAGRVREELARAEERAAEVSAEVRAVEQETADVKAELASLADRRSNLPRTHLEVRDRLCAGVGLTPGDVPFVGELLAVRPEHADWEGAAERVLRGFALSLLVPATHYEAVAAWVDREHLGLRLVYHRVPERVPAARPAPRDDVPLLADLLDVRRLDDAPSLTAWVEAELERRADHACAPDLDAFRRLPRAVTRAGQVKHSPDHHEKNDTRAVDDRRGYVLGWSTQAKIDALLEQAAEVTARRDALARRRDEAAAARTALQARSAALGRLDVYRDWDELDRGAETARIAELAEEKRRLEQASDELGRIAGLLDDNARRHGELEAERDRVVATLGADRHALDEARTARERARAVLDGAGEALDAETTAALAAEFDRELAAVGPPVATDRDGTDRDGTDRDGATGPTRAADLDAVENAVRSRLTAEAEQAQRERADLGTRVAGQMASFRSAYPVETAELDADVRSADGYREIHDRLVRDDLPRFEADFKAYLNTNAIRDIAGFAAELAKQADVIRDRIDTINDSLRAIDYNPGRYIRLEMSRTPNLEVREFQQDLRACTDGDGILAEDDRALAEGDGSVAGDVDALSYSEDRFLRVKALVERFRGREGMTDLDEAWRRRVTDVRNWFVLSASERSRADDSEHEHYSDSGGKSGGQKEKLAYTVLAASLAYQFKLDWGAVRSTAFRFVVIDEAFGRGSDESTRFALELFRRLGLQLLIVTPLQKIHVIEPYISAVGFVDNPSGRSSRLRTLSIAAYRDGRPAPEPASAPEPETATLAR
- a CDS encoding phosphatase PAP2 family protein, with product MPSDHAPTRPLPTSGGTGTRPLPVTPPVLPPTPGPATPPGPAVPSYAAVPPGQPGQPVPPYPPGRPAVAGGHPGASAHPPAPRPSPGAPAGRDDGPSTASRVVAAVVAVLAVAAAWVVWRYFVDTYAGQMLERAAFDGAVTGQGELWAVAEPVLDTVSVAFVVGGLAAAMGIALLRRRWGLAVQVAFLVVGANVTTQLVKHSLLGREELIGGWHWENSLPSGHTTVAGSVAAALLLVVPRGARPLVAVLGGAYTAATGVSTLVGQWHRPSDVVAAVLVVLAWAALVCAFTPRSSLDPGAGPTPGSTVMAVLLLLGAGAAGVAAALALRATPATWDTTTAQEVTAYAGGVAGVLAVTAAAFAVLLLVRQSTARPDARRVQR
- a CDS encoding TetR/AcrR family transcriptional regulator yields the protein MTDDSPTRSTADGAPPARSPRPRRTRPATLERREEILRAAMRVFGSKGYHQGSLAEVAEQVGITHAGVLHHFGSKDRLLTEVLEFRDRVDVEHLEGQHIPGGLDLFRHLVKTAAINAERPGIVQAYTVLTGEAVTDGHPASAWVTERFTGLRADIAGALREVIEERRAAGDTETDYELTDAALDLAASTIIGAMDGLQIQWLLDPDAVDLAESTAFAIEAILASTLAGARRPRPLD